One genomic segment of Gimesia chilikensis includes these proteins:
- a CDS encoding sigma-70 family RNA polymerase sigma factor encodes MTLPIALILKAPDLKPEETENFVQLLTAHQSKLYAYIRSLLPDTQAVQDVLQETNLVLWRRSEEFEPGSNFVAWACKVAYFQVLAYYRDNKRDSMVFNVELVSMLAKQNEEKLAGSKDMQRVLSRCLAKLPEQSRRLIQQRYAAGGSVQAIAEEQGRSVGAVSQMLYRIRQLLQECVQKSLASEQGE; translated from the coding sequence ATGACGTTACCGATAGCATTGATCCTGAAAGCGCCCGACTTGAAGCCGGAAGAGACGGAAAATTTTGTTCAACTGCTCACAGCGCATCAGAGCAAGCTATACGCCTATATCCGTTCGCTGCTGCCCGACACACAAGCGGTCCAGGATGTCCTGCAGGAAACCAACCTGGTGCTCTGGCGGCGCAGTGAAGAATTCGAACCGGGTTCCAACTTCGTCGCCTGGGCCTGCAAAGTAGCTTACTTTCAGGTTCTGGCCTATTATCGCGACAACAAACGGGATTCGATGGTGTTTAACGTAGAGCTGGTATCCATGCTGGCCAAACAGAATGAAGAAAAACTGGCAGGTTCCAAAGACATGCAGCGGGTTCTCTCCCGATGTCTGGCCAAGCTGCCGGAACAAAGTCGCCGCCTGATTCAGCAGCGCTATGCTGCAGGCGGGTCAGTCCAGGCCATCGCCGAGGAACAGGGCCGCTCCGTGGGCGCTGTTTCTCAGATGCTGTACCGGATTCGACAACTTTTACAAGAGTGCGTTCAGAAATCACTTGCCAGCGAGCAGGGAGAATAG
- a CDS encoding anti-sigma factor, producing MNQNPQYPDGDRKDPEEIISAFLDGLLTEEESQEFLKRLESDETSRELYLEMMNLDSMLQWEQGQTEPLPEEFCTPEIITQTEPAQDLKVASTRKQLAFTRYALAATLAVCVCLAMLLLMESQPAQAIARIDSSDGVPAAMIIEEHDAVWERTEWTQDVSKPLVPGWLKLKSGRALIDFLGGTTIALEGPAELGLNSDSRAYLKSGRLAVVGTSRNHDFTLTTANLTILSQAANFGLAVNPDNESELHVFDGSVQVTRSLSRPDEDIDQEQVPDQPILVEAGQAIVFNSQGREQNRLVADQETFPARSQFSVADPPGDIPAIDFASTKIEPYSFQDGQYELPTDYQLIENGKGIRLWGNAWKSVEVNQEITPDTVIEFDFRSSHQGQIHGFGFDTDREYNRENHTFQIYGYEAWSHIGQQFNTYSGTGWKRFRIRVGRYLTGKYRYLHFIADEDVIARAESQFRNVRIYEAPTQP from the coding sequence ATGAATCAAAATCCACAATATCCTGACGGGGATCGGAAAGACCCCGAAGAAATCATTTCTGCCTTCCTCGACGGTCTGCTCACCGAGGAAGAAAGTCAGGAGTTTCTGAAACGACTCGAGTCCGATGAGACGTCACGCGAGCTCTACCTGGAGATGATGAATCTCGATTCCATGCTGCAGTGGGAACAGGGACAGACCGAACCACTTCCCGAGGAATTCTGTACTCCCGAAATCATCACCCAGACCGAGCCTGCACAGGATCTCAAAGTCGCTTCGACGCGCAAACAGCTGGCCTTCACCCGCTATGCACTCGCTGCCACCCTGGCCGTCTGCGTCTGCCTGGCGATGCTGCTGCTCATGGAGAGCCAGCCCGCGCAGGCTATCGCGCGAATCGATTCCAGCGATGGTGTTCCCGCTGCCATGATCATTGAAGAACACGATGCTGTCTGGGAACGGACCGAGTGGACCCAGGATGTCAGCAAGCCCCTGGTTCCCGGCTGGCTCAAGCTGAAATCGGGCCGCGCCCTGATTGATTTTCTGGGAGGCACCACGATTGCGCTGGAAGGTCCTGCTGAACTGGGCCTCAATTCAGACAGCCGCGCTTATCTGAAATCGGGTCGACTGGCTGTCGTCGGGACATCACGCAACCATGATTTTACCCTCACCACGGCCAATCTGACGATCCTCTCACAGGCCGCTAACTTCGGTCTGGCCGTCAACCCGGACAACGAATCCGAACTGCATGTCTTCGACGGAAGCGTGCAGGTGACCCGCTCCCTCTCCCGCCCCGATGAAGACATCGACCAGGAACAGGTACCCGATCAGCCGATCCTCGTCGAAGCCGGTCAGGCCATTGTGTTCAACAGCCAGGGACGGGAACAGAATCGGCTGGTCGCAGACCAGGAAACCTTTCCGGCCCGCAGCCAGTTCTCTGTCGCCGATCCTCCCGGTGATATCCCGGCGATTGACTTCGCTTCCACGAAGATTGAGCCTTACAGTTTTCAGGATGGCCAGTACGAACTGCCCACCGACTATCAACTGATTGAAAATGGCAAAGGCATTCGCCTGTGGGGCAACGCCTGGAAGAGCGTGGAAGTGAACCAGGAAATCACTCCCGATACGGTCATCGAGTTCGATTTCCGTTCCTCTCATCAGGGACAGATTCACGGGTTCGGCTTCGATACCGACCGGGAATACAACCGGGAAAACCACACGTTCCAGATTTACGGCTACGAAGCCTGGTCACACATCGGCCAGCAGTTCAATACCTATTCGGGAACGGGCTGGAAACGGTTCCGGATTCGCGTGGGTCGCTATCTGACCGGGAAATACCGTTACCTGCACTTCATCGCCGATGAAGATGTGATCGCCCGGGCCGAAAGCCAGTTCCGCAACGTGCGCATCTACGAAGCCCCGACACAGCCATAA